One stretch of Streptomyces sp. NBC_00443 DNA includes these proteins:
- a CDS encoding helix-turn-helix domain-containing protein: MTTAVRDGRRVTYRPRMTPQDRKAVAARMREEYEAGNSVRGVAAGHDLSYGTAYRWLLAAGTQMRDRAGRLPAPPTT; this comes from the coding sequence ATGACGACCGCTGTACGCGACGGCCGCCGGGTGACCTACCGGCCGCGCATGACCCCGCAGGACCGCAAGGCCGTCGCCGCGCGGATGCGCGAGGAGTACGAGGCAGGCAACAGCGTCCGCGGTGTGGCCGCCGGTCACGACCTGTCGTACGGCACGGCCTACCGGTGGCTCCTCGCGGCCGGGACGCAGATGCGCGACCGCGCCGGCCGACTGCCCGCACCTCCCACCACCTGA
- a CDS encoding type II toxin-antitoxin system prevent-host-death family antitoxin — translation MPANTSDETTEIGIRELRASLSDVVNEVAVRGRVTWVTSRGRRLAAIVPVPDAEGIVEARKKSGDTPAE, via the coding sequence ATGCCTGCGAACACAAGCGACGAGACGACCGAGATCGGCATCCGGGAACTGCGTGCGTCGCTCAGCGACGTCGTGAACGAGGTGGCGGTCCGGGGCCGGGTCACGTGGGTGACCAGCCGCGGCCGGCGCCTCGCTGCGATCGTTCCGGTGCCGGACGCGGAGGGCATCGTCGAGGCACGGAAGAAGTCCGGGGACACCCCGGCTGAATAG
- a CDS encoding DUF6042 family protein, with protein sequence MTTTPDEAQHPARLTVWTPEVSDQMARQHMAGGWLRALPPAGMQILGAIASRCETVTRDQLGRVLPVEPVDGDRWSVSCWYDLDEQAEQAATLDRYAAAHDRGPVRTCADLLDLLVVAGVLWTEDGRIGPVAPVPGVDEVFPVSNDERAEIARMRAVAARLG encoded by the coding sequence ATGACGACCACTCCCGACGAGGCGCAGCACCCGGCCCGGCTGACCGTGTGGACGCCCGAGGTCAGTGACCAGATGGCTCGTCAGCACATGGCCGGCGGCTGGTTGCGGGCCCTCCCCCCGGCCGGCATGCAGATCCTCGGCGCGATCGCGAGCCGCTGCGAGACCGTGACGCGCGACCAGCTCGGCCGCGTCCTCCCCGTGGAGCCGGTCGACGGCGACCGCTGGTCGGTTTCCTGCTGGTACGACCTCGACGAGCAAGCGGAGCAGGCCGCCACACTCGACCGGTACGCCGCGGCGCACGACCGCGGCCCGGTGCGCACGTGCGCGGACCTCCTCGACCTCCTCGTAGTGGCGGGGGTGCTGTGGACCGAGGACGGCCGGATCGGGCCCGTGGCGCCCGTTCCCGGGGTCGACGAGGTGTTCCCGGTCAGCAACGACGAGCGCGCCGAGATCGCCCGCATGCGGGCCGTGGCGGCGCGTCTCGGCTGA
- a CDS encoding WhiB family transcriptional regulator yields the protein MTENSVFRRRPNHAPDTLARPDHWGKYAPCRRAPREIFFPEDFAGAEAVLVAEEAKGYCRQCPALDDCLAEAMQRPERFGVWGGTTAPERRALARRQREEAKRAEAQVVTEAA from the coding sequence GTGACCGAGAACTCTGTGTTCCGCCGGCGTCCCAACCATGCGCCCGACACCCTCGCGCGCCCGGACCACTGGGGGAAGTACGCGCCATGCCGCAGGGCCCCGAGGGAGATCTTTTTCCCGGAGGACTTCGCCGGGGCGGAGGCCGTCCTCGTCGCCGAGGAGGCCAAGGGGTACTGCCGGCAGTGCCCGGCCCTGGACGACTGCCTCGCGGAGGCGATGCAGCGGCCCGAGCGGTTCGGGGTGTGGGGCGGGACGACCGCCCCCGAGCGCCGCGCCCTCGCGCGCCGCCAGCGCGAGGAGGCGAAGCGTGCCGAGGCGCAAGTCGTCACGGAAGCGGCCTGA